One window from the genome of Blastocatellia bacterium encodes:
- a CDS encoding GDP-mannose 4,6-dehydratase yields MRVLITGGAGFIGSHLAERYLEQGDEVYIIDDLSTGSIENIRHLKSHPNFHYYIESISQQYLTAELVDLCDVIFHLAAAVGVRLIVESPVKTIETNVRGTEIVLTLAAKKRKRVLIASTSEVYGKRDHVPFREDDDLVMGPTSKSRWSYACSKAIDEFLALAYWKEKRVPTVIARLFNTVGPRQTGRYGMVIPNFIEQALHGRDITVFGDGRQTRCFTHVNDTVRALMGLIEHPDAVGQVYNVGSDREITILELAERIKALTGSPSRIVMIPYDQAYEQGFEDMRRRVPDLSKIRALIGYTPTFSLDEILISVIEYQRMRMAERSYMHAAPTAHQ; encoded by the coding sequence ATGAGAGTGCTGATTACTGGTGGGGCCGGCTTCATTGGCTCACATCTTGCCGAACGATACCTGGAGCAGGGCGATGAGGTCTATATCATTGATGACCTCTCGACCGGTTCCATTGAAAATATCCGACACCTGAAGTCTCACCCGAATTTCCACTATTATATCGAATCAATCAGCCAGCAGTACCTAACCGCCGAGTTGGTTGATCTGTGTGACGTCATCTTTCATCTGGCTGCGGCCGTCGGCGTGCGGTTGATTGTGGAAAGTCCGGTCAAAACAATTGAGACCAATGTGCGTGGCACGGAGATCGTGCTGACATTAGCCGCCAAAAAACGCAAGCGCGTGCTGATTGCTTCCACGTCAGAAGTCTACGGCAAGCGCGATCACGTGCCCTTTCGTGAAGACGATGATCTGGTGATGGGGCCGACCAGCAAAAGCCGATGGAGCTATGCCTGCTCCAAGGCGATTGATGAATTTCTGGCGCTTGCCTACTGGAAAGAGAAGCGCGTGCCGACGGTGATCGCGCGGCTATTTAATACAGTCGGGCCGCGGCAGACCGGCCGCTACGGCATGGTCATTCCCAATTTCATCGAACAAGCATTGCACGGACGCGACATCACCGTGTTTGGCGACGGTCGGCAAACGCGCTGTTTCACCCATGTGAACGACACGGTGCGCGCGTTGATGGGGTTGATCGAACATCCTGATGCTGTGGGTCAGGTTTACAACGTCGGCAGCGACCGTGAGATTACCATCTTAGAATTGGCTGAGCGCATCAAGGCTCTGACTGGCTCCCCCTCGCGCATTGTGATGATCCCGTATGATCAAGCCTATGAGCAAGGCTTCGAGGATATGCGCCGGCGCGTGCCCGACCTGTCCAAGATACGCGCTCTGATCGGTTACACGCCGACCTTCTCTTTGGATGAGATACTCATCAGCGTCATCGAGTATCAACGAATGCGGATGGCCGAGCGCTCATACATGCACGCCGCTCCGACGGCGCACCAGTAA
- a CDS encoding glycosyltransferase: MRNQLTESCVAQRGLPTTGDPLRVRGSHIRVMRIIDRLNIGGPAKHVSWLTAGLNNERFQSVLITGIVPDGEGDMSYFADALGVKPIVIPEMSRELSWRDALVVLKLLRQMWRIRPDIVHTHKSKAGATGRLAALLYRWLTPSALWLQPRPCWVVHTYHGHTFHSYFGPARQWVFQMIERALARFCTDRIIVISQQQRREILEQFRIGQPRQFVVIPLGLDLDELLQPPCATTDRLRQAPDEVLIGIVGRLCEVKNHALFLDAAARLLADQSVANNNLRFVLVGDGHLRDRLQAHAQRLGIAERVMFAGFRRDALRLYADLDIVALTSLNEGTPLTLIEAMASGCAVAATEVGGVIDLMGARQTEQERFSVWEHGVTARSQDAEGMARALRFLIEQPAMRRQMGQRGRAYVMSHLTKERLLSDMQAFYSELVGLSAEALSQARRAARSTVGGENV; this comes from the coding sequence ATGAGGAATCAACTCACCGAGAGCTGCGTGGCGCAGCGTGGGCTTCCAACAACAGGCGATCCGTTACGTGTGCGCGGCTCACACATCCGTGTGATGCGCATTATTGACCGGTTGAACATCGGCGGTCCGGCGAAACACGTCAGTTGGTTGACCGCTGGGTTGAACAATGAACGATTTCAAAGCGTGTTGATCACCGGCATCGTGCCCGACGGCGAAGGCGATATGAGTTATTTTGCCGATGCGCTGGGCGTCAAGCCGATTGTCATTCCCGAAATGAGTCGGGAATTGAGCTGGCGCGACGCGCTCGTGGTGCTCAAGCTGCTGCGTCAGATGTGGAGGATTCGACCTGACATCGTCCATACGCATAAATCGAAAGCCGGCGCGACAGGTCGTTTGGCCGCTTTGCTCTATCGGTGGCTGACGCCATCGGCGCTTTGGTTGCAACCACGTCCTTGTTGGGTCGTGCATACCTATCATGGTCACACCTTCCACAGCTATTTTGGTCCGGCGCGACAATGGGTGTTTCAGATGATTGAGCGGGCGCTGGCTCGGTTCTGCACCGACCGGATCATCGTCATCAGCCAGCAGCAGCGTCGCGAAATCCTTGAGCAATTTCGTATCGGTCAGCCTCGTCAATTTGTCGTCATTCCGTTGGGACTTGATCTTGACGAGCTGTTGCAGCCGCCTTGCGCAACAACCGATCGGCTCCGCCAAGCGCCCGATGAGGTGTTGATCGGGATCGTTGGCCGGCTCTGCGAGGTGAAGAATCATGCGCTGTTTTTGGATGCTGCCGCTCGGTTGTTGGCCGACCAGTCGGTGGCCAATAACAACTTGCGCTTTGTGCTGGTGGGCGATGGACACTTGCGCGACCGACTCCAAGCGCATGCGCAGCGTTTGGGCATCGCTGAGCGGGTGATGTTTGCCGGCTTTCGCCGGGACGCGCTCCGGCTCTATGCCGACTTGGACATCGTTGCGCTGACCTCGTTGAACGAAGGAACGCCCCTGACGCTAATCGAAGCGATGGCCAGTGGGTGCGCCGTGGCTGCTACCGAAGTGGGTGGGGTGATTGATCTGATGGGCGCACGCCAGACAGAGCAGGAGCGTTTCTCGGTGTGGGAGCATGGCGTCACCGCGCGCAGTCAAGATGCTGAAGGGATGGCGCGCGCGTTGCGATTTCTCATCGAGCAACCGGCGATGCGCCGGCAGATGGGCCAACGCGGCCGCGCCTACGTCATGAGCCATTTGACAAAAGAACGATTGCTAAGCGATATGCAAGCATTTTATAGCGAGCTGGTCGGGCTCTCGGCAGAAGCGTTAAGCCAAGCCAGACGGGCGGCTCGATCCACCGTTGGAGGAGAGAACGTATGA
- the asnB gene encoding asparagine synthase (glutamine-hydrolyzing), whose protein sequence is MCGIVGIVFETGEPHEGDIAAMLQALRHRGPDDQGQWVSADRRVRLGHQRLAIIDLSEAGRQPLSNEDGTVWITYNGEIYNFQSLRQELEALGHQFRSRTDTEVIVHAYEQWGTECVKRLRGMFAFGVWDEKRRRLFLARDRVGKKPLFYARVGGRFLFASELQGLLADPAVPRQVDPQALDAYLSLGYVPAPQTAFRDIQKLPPAHWLTLELSSTGPTVRIEQYWHLEYLPKLNLTEEEAIEALREKLTEAVRLRLISDVPVGAFLSGGIDSSIIVGVMASLLDQPVKTFSIGFEEAAYNELDHARRIAERWQTDHHEFIVQPDALEILPLLVRHYGEPFADSSAIPTFYVCKLTRSSVTVALNGDGGDENFAGYERYFANQAAEWMQAVPGSAMVGRAVNRILPAGLAPKHRLRYLKRFLSAATQPMARRYGSWVGYFDQQMKAHLYSAAFQASLNGRHGADEWLEGLFEQARHLTPVEAAMSVDVRSYLPYDLLVKVDITAMANGLEARSPFLDHEVMELVARLPAELKWRGRESKYLLKRAFRQMLPPENVNRRKMGFGVPVGAWFRGALRPMLEEALLSEQSRRRGYFRPEAVHRMVSEHLEQRADHSFLLWNLLMLELWHREFIK, encoded by the coding sequence ATGTGTGGCATTGTCGGAATCGTTTTTGAAACAGGTGAGCCTCACGAGGGTGACATCGCGGCGATGCTGCAGGCGTTGCGGCATCGCGGTCCCGATGATCAGGGCCAGTGGGTCTCGGCTGATCGGCGCGTGCGGCTTGGTCATCAGCGACTGGCTATCATTGATCTGTCCGAGGCAGGGCGACAGCCGCTCAGTAATGAAGACGGCACGGTGTGGATCACCTACAATGGCGAGATTTATAACTTTCAATCGCTGCGGCAGGAGCTGGAAGCGCTCGGCCATCAGTTTCGTAGCCGCACGGACACAGAAGTGATCGTTCATGCCTATGAGCAATGGGGAACGGAGTGCGTCAAGCGATTGCGCGGGATGTTTGCCTTTGGCGTGTGGGACGAGAAGCGGCGTCGCTTGTTTCTGGCGCGTGACCGGGTGGGCAAGAAACCGCTCTTTTACGCGCGTGTGGGTGGACGTTTTTTGTTCGCGTCGGAACTGCAAGGGCTGCTGGCCGATCCGGCTGTGCCTCGTCAAGTAGACCCTCAGGCGCTGGACGCATATCTGTCGCTTGGCTACGTGCCGGCGCCGCAGACGGCCTTTCGCGATATTCAGAAATTGCCGCCGGCGCATTGGCTGACGCTGGAACTGAGCTCGACCGGGCCAACGGTGCGCATCGAGCAGTACTGGCATCTGGAGTATCTTCCCAAGCTCAACCTGACAGAAGAGGAAGCCATCGAGGCGCTGCGTGAAAAACTCACTGAAGCGGTGCGGCTGCGCCTGATCAGCGATGTGCCGGTCGGGGCATTTCTTTCCGGCGGGATTGATTCGAGCATTATCGTGGGCGTGATGGCCAGCCTGCTGGATCAGCCTGTCAAGACGTTCTCGATCGGTTTTGAAGAAGCAGCCTACAACGAGCTGGATCACGCGCGTCGGATTGCCGAGCGCTGGCAGACGGATCACCATGAATTTATCGTTCAGCCCGATGCGCTGGAGATTTTGCCATTGTTGGTGCGCCACTACGGGGAACCGTTTGCCGATTCCTCGGCCATCCCGACGTTCTACGTCTGCAAGCTGACGCGTTCGTCTGTGACCGTTGCGCTCAACGGCGATGGAGGGGATGAAAATTTCGCCGGCTATGAACGTTATTTCGCCAATCAAGCGGCGGAATGGATGCAAGCTGTGCCAGGTAGCGCCATGGTTGGGCGAGCTGTCAATAGGATTTTGCCTGCCGGATTGGCGCCGAAGCATCGCCTGCGGTATCTGAAACGATTCCTCTCAGCAGCCACGCAGCCGATGGCGCGACGCTACGGCTCGTGGGTCGGCTATTTCGATCAGCAGATGAAAGCGCACCTGTACAGTGCCGCCTTTCAGGCCTCGCTCAACGGCCGTCATGGCGCTGATGAATGGCTCGAAGGATTGTTTGAGCAGGCCAGACATCTGACGCCGGTCGAAGCGGCCATGTCGGTAGATGTGCGCTCATATCTACCCTACGATTTGCTGGTCAAGGTGGACATCACGGCGATGGCCAACGGATTGGAGGCGCGCTCGCCGTTCCTCGATCATGAGGTGATGGAGTTGGTCGCGCGATTGCCAGCCGAATTGAAATGGCGGGGAAGAGAATCAAAATACCTACTCAAACGCGCCTTTCGTCAGATGCTGCCGCCAGAGAATGTGAATCGTCGCAAGATGGGTTTTGGCGTGCCGGTCGGCGCCTGGTTTCGCGGCGCGTTGCGTCCCATGTTGGAAGAGGCGTTGCTGTCGGAGCAATCGCGTCGGCGCGGCTATTTTCGTCCTGAAGCTGTGCACCGCATGGTGAGCGAGCATCTGGAGCAACGCGCCGATCATAGTTTTTTGCTATGGAACCTGTTGATGCTGGAGTTGTGGCATCGCGAGTTTATAAAGTGA
- a CDS encoding four helix bundle protein, whose protein sequence is MEERTYEFAQRVREFVKRLPKTLSNIEDVKQLVRASGSVGANYIEANEALSRKDFVMRIKICRKEAKESHYWLRLINTGEDVGLVDERNGLLQEARELTAIFGAIVQKSAGD, encoded by the coding sequence CTGGAGGAGCGCACTTACGAGTTTGCTCAAAGAGTGCGAGAGTTTGTCAAACGGCTTCCCAAAACATTGAGCAACATCGAGGATGTCAAACAGCTCGTTCGAGCATCTGGTTCGGTTGGGGCCAACTATATTGAAGCCAATGAGGCCTTGAGCAGGAAGGATTTTGTCATGAGGATCAAAATATGTCGGAAGGAGGCGAAAGAGAGCCACTATTGGCTACGGCTGATCAATACCGGTGAAGATGTCGGGCTGGTGGACGAAAGAAACGGGTTGTTACAGGAGGCAAGAGAATTGACAGCTATTTTTGGCGCCATTGTGCAAAAGAGCGCGGGAGATTAA